DNA sequence from the Raphanus sativus cultivar WK10039 unplaced genomic scaffold, ASM80110v3 Scaffold2253, whole genome shotgun sequence genome:
tccatCTGTATGCATTCTCTTCCATTTACAGCCTGCTCATGAGAAGATTGGTGTAGTAGATTCACAATGGATTATCCATCAAGTGATTCCTTCCCTTGGGAGCCAGGTgattaatactttttttttcttactgaGAAATAAATAGACTTCACTATTGTATCTCTAACTGATCTCTTGACTCATTACATGAAATTTTGACAGGGTGAATCAGAGAAGGGGAAAACACCATGGCAAGGGGTAATAAAATAAGCACACAATATTATAGTTCCTAATAAGATATTAATACTTCTCTATCATCTTGAAAACctaagtgtgtgtgtgtgtttcctCGGTTTCAGGTGAGAGAAAGATGCAGAAACGAATGGACGATGTTCCAGAACCGGGTCGCAGAAGCAGATAAAGAGTACATGGAACAACAAAAGGTAAAAGAATAATTTAAGGGCCATCGTCAAATCTTCTTCTTACTCGTCTCTGTAAATGAAAGCTTTCGTTTCCACGATCAAGTGAGTGTGAGGATAGAGAGATCTCAGTAGTCAGTCCCATCCTTTAGTTTAAAGAACCTATCATCTGATATATCTACGTTTCTAGCTTTTATAATATCATTTCCCACTTCCTCATCTTACAACTCAGTGATGATATTTGACTTATACAATATATATCTCTTAGAAGATACTTCCCTATTTGAGAAACGATCCAACTTGCACAGTACACCGATTTTTTTCACAATACAAGAGTACACTATTTTATTACAAGATCTCTGCACAGAGATAACTaattgttgcaaaataaatcaaaaactaaaaagcaACGTCGGAAGAGCTTTCTTTGGAACCCTGGGTCGATGTTTCTCGGATACCTGGCAAGCTTCATGGGAGCTCCAGGGAAACGTGCAGATAGTGGTGTGTCGGAACCATCACCATAGACTCCTCTTTTTGAAGACAGAGAGCAATGCTAAAGAGATTTTGATACAGACTTTATCATTTCTTCATCGAAACAAGTAGTAAGCGAATCAATCCTCATCCGGTTATTGTAGTGGTCACAGAGTGGAGACAATGCAATGAAGCCACTTTAATCTTTTGTGATGATTAGCGTAACATTTGAGCGTTGGGTATGATggatttatataaaaatcatataatatgataaattaaatatttatatctgatCGGATTTGTTTTATGTATACaattatgtatttttctatatatttatccAAGACCTCTGCGTCGGatgaatttatataattaaagttAAGAATTCATAAGattgataaattaaatatttatatctgatTGAATTTGTTCGTTGTATACAACTATATTTTGATGTATACATTGCAGCGGGACTATTTGTAATTGTaatgtaaaataaaacatattttgaatttatgatggatttaaaatttagagaacaattgtaattgtgtttttttatgGACCTATTAAGACCatacaaaattaacaaaatctgattattaaaaattttatggACTAAATAAATCGAATACTCTTTAAACAGATCAATCCCTGAAAAATAAAttggtaactttttttttgctctaaatctttaactaataaatacttaaaaatatgatgatttTCGAATGCTTCAGACGACAGTCTATATGATTGATAGTTAGGTTAATTTAATACATTAGTTAGCAGTAACTACCAAGAATTCATTATCATTTATCGtgatacattaaaaaaaaagtttttcgtaactacaaaaaataattgGGTAAGTTTTTATTTGTTGCCAAAAAAATTTAGTGTTCAATTcacatatataacttttaaagaATTGGGTAGCAAACATATATATTCGATAGATACACCAGTTTGGTgataataattttgtatatttttttcttattctatcaaaacaaatatatcacacttatctaaatatattttttgtcaatatagaaaataaagtttatatagttgtaacctcatatttataatttataaatatttttttttatttatccaCTTTTCATATTATAAGTGATCGAACTGAATTTATAATTTCGTATTTTTGTTATAGAATATAGAGTTTATATAATTGTAATCTCgtataatgaataaaatattctCAAACATGATGTACCCCCACTTAAATGtagacaattatatatttaaattcaagaaaataaagtttataaaaattataaagaaaataattcagaaataaaaaggtaaaatcgGTGCAAAATCATTGCTTTACAAATTAAAATCGTTTTATAAATTGTAATCAGTTTATCAATTATAATTGGTTTactaaactaaaccaaattaaaaaaaaaagatactaaACATAACATCCGGTTCATATTAAAAGGTTTTGGTGAACATTATAATATATGATGGTCGTATATGTTAAGGAAGATAATATCCCTAGTGAATCTCCTAATCGAATTTGGACCAACGTCTTTTTCAATTGCATCTTCGATCCAATTTAATTGGTTTGACTGACTGGCCTTAAAATTAAACTTAACTAATCCACATTTATATTAAACGTTGAGAATCCTAAAGTCTAGATTTTTAAAGATAATTGACgctagaaatttattttatttctatgaTAATTGAAGAATAAACATCGTAAAtcataaaactgaaatattataaatacctttgtcaaaaaaaaaaaaagttattataaaTACCATGTTTGACCAATTGTAAAAGGTAAatgctaaaagaaaaaaaagaaagacagtTGGCAATTTCTTTAAATGTTTCGCTTATTTATTCTCCAGAGACCGcctcttcttcgtcttctacTACTTATTCTTCAAGTCTTCTCCTCATCCACCTCTTTCCGTCTTCTCCTTCCAAACCCAACCCCTCTTGATTTTGTGTTCCCGAGTCTCTGCGTTGCAAAATGGAGAACTCAAACGATGCGATGAAGTCGAACTCTTCTTCCACCGATGCCTCACGATCATCCGATGACGCGacccgatccgatccgtcagcTCCTCCCCCTTCCACTCCCTCCAAGGTTTGCtctatctctctatctctaCCATCTGTCTAATCAAAAGTTTTATGTAATTTTAGGGTTTTGGCTACTGTTTATTCTATTGATCGTCTCCAATTAGGGTTTAATTAGGTttaagattgtttttttttttgttttctttcgaAAATTTGCAGAATGAATGCGCGATTTGCTTGGATGAGATGAGAAAGGGAGACGGGAAGGCGATATTCACAGCAGAGTGCTCTCACTCGTTCCATTTCGACTGCATCACCACCAACGTCAAACACGGAAACAGAATCTGCCCTCTCTGCAGAACTCAATGGAAACAAGTCCCTTCTTCCTTTCTTGATAATAACCGTTTCCGCATCCCTGTCCTCGTCCCTGTCACCGTCGTCCCCGCTGAAATGAGTTTTGAAGATGATGAGTTCTTACCCCAGGAGGAGGCCCAAACTCATCAGCGAGAGGGTGAGCCTCTCGAGGTTAAACTCCTCCCGCAAGTCTCTGCAGTGGCGAAAAACCCCGCTAGTGATTTTGCCGTTCTTGTTCATCTCAAAGCGGGTGGTGAAGTGAGTGATAGTAGCTCCTCCACCACTCGAGCTCCTTTGGATCTCGTAGCGGTTCTCGACGTGAGCGGTAGCATGTCCGGACCCAAACTGGAGCTCTTGAAGAACGCCGTGGGGTTTGTGATTCAGAATCTTGGCGAAACGGACAGGCTATCCGTGGTTGCTTTCTCCTCCGTTGCTCGTAGGCTGTTTCCTCTCAAGGTGATGTCTGCGGCCGGGAAGGAAGAGGCGATTCGAGCTGTTGACTCCTTGGTCGCTGGAGGTGGGACGAATATCTCCGAGGGGCTTAAGATTGGTGGTAGAGTGATCGCTGACAGGAGATGTAGAGTTCCTGTTCCGGTGATGATGCTTTTGTCCGATGGACAAGACGGGTTCGGTTATTCTCATTCTCGGTCTCGGTCTGGTGTTCGTGATTACGAGTATTTGCTCCCGACGAGTTCTACTGGTCGGGTTCCGGTGCATGCTTTCGGGTTTGGCTCTGATCACGACGCTGAGCTGATGCACGCGATTTCGCGAGTCTCTAGTGGCACGTTCTCGTTTATTGAGACGGAGACTGTGATTCGCGATGCGTTTGCTCAGTGTATTGGAGGGCTTCTCAGCGTTGTTGTTCTTGAACAAGTTGTTGAGATCGAGTGTGTTCATGAGGAGGGACTGAAGATAACCTCTGTTAAATCGGGAAGCTACAGAAACAGCGTGTCGTCTGATGGAAGAAGCGCCACGATCAGTGTCGGCGACATGTACGCAGAAGAAGAGAGGGACTTCCTCGTGGTTCTTGAGATTCCGTGTTCCCAAAGTGAATCCATGTCGCTGGTCAAGGTGCGATGCGTCTACAAAAATCCTGTTGGGAGAGAGACGGTCCGCGTGGAGTCGGGTGAACTAACCATTCAAAGGCCGAATGAGCTAACGGGAGAAGAAGTGGTGTCCGTAGAGGTTGATAGACAGCGAAACAGGTTCCTTGTTTCACAAGCTATGTCCGAGGCGAAGGTTTTAGCGGACGGAGGTGAGCTGAGCGGGGCAGTGGAGCTTCTCAGGAAGAGTGAGAGGGACTTGGCAGAGACGCTTTCAGCAAGGTCGGGTGATGGTCTTTGTGAATCTTTAACCTTGGAGCTGAGAGCGTTACAAGAAAAGATGACGAGCGAGAGGATGTACCAAACGTCAGGTAGAGCATATGCATTGTCTAGCATGAGCTCCCATTCCGCTCAGAGGGCAACGGCTCATTACTCGCCAACGGTGTCAGGATGCTCGCCAGGATACTCGCTAACATCGCCTGCATACTTGCCAACCTCCCCACCATACTTGCCAACCTCCCCAGGATATTGCTTGCCACAAGCGTATCAGACGTCAGCAATGGCTCGTATGGTGACTCGATCTCAGGAACTGGGGATCCAAAGCCCACAACCTTCCCCTGGTCCAGCATACGCATTGTCTAGCGTGAGCTCTGATTCGGCTCAGAGAGCAACGGCTCCTCCTTACTCGCCAACATCCCCAAGATACTCGCCAACGTCCCCAGCATACTCGCCAACATCCCCAGCATACTCGCCAGGACCAGCAGGATATAGCATACCACAAGCGTATCAGACGTCAGCAGTGGCTCCTATGGTGACTCGGTCTCAAGAACTGGGGATCCAAAGCCCAGGATACTCGCCAACATCCCCAGTATACTCGCCAGGACCAGCAGGATATAGCTTGTCACAAGAACTGGGGATCCAAAGCCCAGAACCTTCCCCTGCTCCAGGAGGCCGAAcctgaattaaataaataaaggaagGGTTTGCTtgctttattttgtttaatgcagtgtttttttttaatttctggtAAGAATGGTGATTGAGTTGGTTCAGTCACCctgtgtttgttttgtgtttccGCAAGCAGCAGACagcaaaataataattattgtCTTAAATTTACTTGAGATCAgttacttaaaattttaaaatataagtaagcTCTCAGTTAACAATATAGAAAACTAAACCTTGTAGAAGCAATTGTGAGGAGTTTAAGATCACAATGCTCAGTGAACATTACAAGCCTTATTCCATGactcataatataatttttgatccAGTTCACATCTTCACTAATAGACTTTATTCAGTAACAAGCATCATACACCTCTTTATTATTTGTTGTGCTCAGTAATGATGGTAAACATATATTCTTCAGAGCAAggtttaaactttaaagtaTGAATCACACATAGTGTTTAGAAAATAGTAGGAAACTTTGCTGAAGTAAGTGCACTGAATTTTACACAATTTGAAGTATTGTAGTGACAATCTGGACCACATTTTCATTCCCAGCCTTCTTTATGCCTTCTATATCAGTTCTGCAATCACCTCACCTGTTTTTATCGCACCATGAGTGTTGATCGCCCCTCGACATTATGGACCATTCTCATCTGTTCCCGTGGAAAAGTTATATTAGTGTTCTATGAATAGTAATATCTTAATCTACCAAATATAGTGTACCAAATATAGTGTAAATATGCAATTTATACAAACGACAATAACAAAGATCTACGTGCacaacaatttattttatactaaaatatttttggactGAAATTAAAAACCAGAAAAGTGCAGCACACATGAATCTAACACATGTCACCAGACTCAAAGGAACAAGCAATGTTTTTACAAACCACATGCATAAAAGACAAACAAGTGGCAACACATCAAATAAAGTATGATGATTGATTATTTACCAAATCTAAGAGTTACTTGCCTTGTCTTCTCTTCTCTCAGAATTCTGGATAAATGTTGAATTTGAAGTATCAGAAACTTCTTCTTAAGCTTCTTACGGTAAGTGAATTCTAAAAACTTTTAATCCTTTTCATTTATTTGTTAATTAGGATTTTGTTATTATAATGGGCTAATTGGATTACATAttcacaaaacaaatcaaaattaaagagcccaaaataatttttttttactaaaaacaaCTTGTTCAATCTCCTATGCTTCCAACCACGCCATCGACGATGCCAATTCTGAATCGTGTGCTTCTCGCCGTTCCAAACGTCTCAAAATCGGAATTGTGATTCTATGTCGATTCCGAGCGGTTCCGAGCGATTCGGTTTCCGTTTCTGTTCCAGGAAACACGAAACGCATGATCAATAACGATTCCATGATTAGAAAGCCTCAGTTCAGAAAAAATAACGATTCCATGATACGTAGCCTAAAACACACTTATCAAGTTCATTATCTATCTTATCTCTCTCCTTTATAGCAGCCTTTCTGCATCTTAGTGCAACATCACCTAAACTCAGCATTTTGTCCCGTCGAAGATTCTATGTAGTCCTATTTCAGCAGTCCTTTCGTTACTTCTCTGCAATATGAGGAAATCTCCAGtcaaaaaaattttgttttaaaagaacgATCTCAAAATTTGTTGGAGTCGATTTCGATCTCAAGATTTTTAtgagtgtttttttctttaactatcaataccattaaaacagaaatattttaatcattcaagtatacccttaatgaatgttttaaatttttcaaaaatatcctTAATgacatgaacaaacaaaaaaaatcattaatggATTAGTGTCTTTTGATTTTATGGGCTTATTTCAACATTTAGATGGACTTGCTAACTAATTAAATGGgtcatgtttttatataatcaaattcaaatttcataaactttttaatatcaataccaTAAATTAAAGTctacaataattttaataagttgatattAGATATTGAAATTTTGTAACTACACGGGATAAgacttcaaaaatattattggccagtttatatgtttagcaatattttatataaattataaatctttaaaattatataatagcccaaataaaaatttcagataacaatattttgaaaactgaCCCGAACACTGAACCGGACAATTTACCGGGTTACTGGGTCGTTGAGTCGACTGTAGCTAAACCGCGGGTGAACCGCAtattaaatgaattaattttattatataataatatattaactaataaaataaaataaatataaatatataaaactaaagttactactttctaaatatatttaaaacataaaataatagtttggatatgtatatattttatgtttaataaacatttagaatacttaacttaactttttatatttttattttcatttgatatacaactaAAAGAATATTCTACTGGTTCAACCGATAGTTCAACTGGtaccgggttttgggttttagtgGGTTTGAGCGggtttttgcaggtttttaaattttgggttttgtaCCCGAATTTATTTTAGATCACCGGGTTTTCTGGTTCAACTGCGGGTCCGGGTTGGATTTCAAAATACTGGATAAAACTATTGTTTAAcgtatttacaaacataaaacggCTATGGcgcattttaaatttcgtcaTACTGTACACACTATAACAAACCCGCATAATTGAAACTTAATCATGtcatagtttatataattaaaacgaagaattatcaatcttttatattgaaaaaacaacagaaaaaaTACCCTCAGAATCTAGTTTCTACctttatgttttaaacttttaatcatGTTAGTTTATGCTTAGAGTATCTTTCGGGAGTGTTAAAAGAAAACACACATTAATGAAAAGATCCAAAGTCAATAATATCTGAGAAGTTTTTggaataatataaaatgaagattttttgcatattcttaaaatatattatttatttaataaaattgaatgTTATGTGATtccattattattttataaaacgtGCCTCGCAAGCAG
Encoded proteins:
- the LOC108843095 gene encoding LOW QUALITY PROTEIN: cyclin-dependent protein kinase inhibitor SMR16 (The sequence of the model RefSeq protein was modified relative to this genomic sequence to represent the inferred CDS: inserted 2 bases in 1 codon; deleted 2 bases in 1 codon; substituted 1 base at 1 genomic stop codon), with protein sequence NVTLIITKDXSGFIALSPLCDHYNNRMRIDSLTTCFDEEMIXSLYQNLFSIALCLQKEESGDGSDTPLSARFPGAPMKLARYPRNIDPGFQRKLFRRCFLVFDLFCNN
- the LOC108843085 gene encoding E3 ubiquitin-protein ligase WAV3-like → MENSNDAMKSNSSSTDASRSSDDATRSDPSAPPPSTPSKNECAICLDEMRKGDGKAIFTAECSHSFHFDCITTNVKHGNRICPLCRTQWKQVPSSFLDNNRFRIPVLVPVTVVPAEMSFEDDEFLPQEEAQTHQREGEPLEVKLLPQVSAVAKNPASDFAVLVHLKAGGEVSDSSSSTTRAPLDLVAVLDVSGSMSGPKLELLKNAVGFVIQNLGETDRLSVVAFSSVARRLFPLKVMSAAGKEEAIRAVDSLVAGGGTNISEGLKIGGRVIADRRCRVPVPVMMLLSDGQDGFGYSHSRSRSGVRDYEYLLPTSSTGRVPVHAFGFGSDHDAELMHAISRVSSGTFSFIETETVIRDAFAQCIGGLLSVVVLEQVVEIECVHEEGLKITSVKSGSYRNSVSSDGRSATISVGDMYAEEERDFLVVLEIPCSQSESMSLVKVRCVYKNPVGRETVRVESGELTIQRPNELTGEEVVSVEVDRQRNRFLVSQAMSEAKVLADGGELSGAVELLRKSERDLAETLSARSGDGLCESLTLELRALQEKMTSERMYQTSGRAYALSSMSSHSAQRATAHYSPTVSGCSPGYSLTSPAYLPTSPPYLPTSPGYCLPQAYQTSAMARMVTRSQELGIQSPQPSPGPAYALSSVSSDSAQRATAPPYSPTSPRYSPTSPAYSPTSPAYSPGPAGYSIPQAYQTSAVAPMVTRSQELGIQSPGYSPTSPVYSPGPAGYSLSQELGIQSPEPSPAPGGRT